From the genome of Streptomyces sp. NBC_01304:
TCAGGCCCGCGGTGGCGAGGACCGCCAGGGCGCGCAGGGTGTTGCGGAGGGTCGCCATGGACCGAGCCTGGGGTCCGCGCGGCAGCCCCGCGCTGTGGGCTGCTCCAGACAGACCCCGGCCCGACCGTCCGAGTGCCGCGCCGGCGTCAGTCGCTCACGCCGGTCAGAGCCGTGCACGACACCTTGTGGTAGTCGCGCACGAACTGCGCCGGGTCCCGCCAGCCCGGCACCAGCTTGTCGACCTCCGGCCAGTTCTTCGCCTCGATGGCGCGCAGCGCCTGGATCTTGTGGTCGTAGAACGCCGTCATGCCCGCTTCCGTGGCGCAGCCGTTCTTCAGGTCTCCCTTGCGGTCCAGGGTCGAGTTCTTGACCACGTCGGAGTACGCGACCAGTCCCTCGCACATCCTGACCCGGGTGTCCTCGTTGAACGCGGGGTCGCTGTAGAGCATGTTGCGGGCCTCGCGGTAGGCCGAGTTGTTCCCGCGCCAGTCATAGGGCTGCATGGACTGCCACGAGTCGAAGGCCGTGTACCAGTCGGCCTCGTGCTCGACCGGTTCGGCGGGGCACATCGCGGCGAAGGCTTCCTGCGCCATCCGCTGCTCGTCGTCGTCGGCAGGTGCCGCCGTCGCCGCCTGGGCCGGCAGAACGGCCAGTGCCAGGGCCGCCGTGAAGGCGGCGGCAGTTGACCGCAGGGCGGTGGCGGGGCGGCCTCGTGTCACGAACATCGTCATTCGCTTTCTCCCGTCGGGTTCAGCGTCATGACTTTCACGCGGGTGGCAGTGGATCAAGCGACACACCACGCCGGTCACCGTTCCGGCGGGTGCCCCCGCGCTGCGAAGTACCCGGGGCAGGCCCTAGCCTGACCGCGTGACTGCCTTCACTGATGATTCCCGCATGCCCGAAACCCCTGGCCAGGATGGTGCCTTCGCGACCTGTGAGTGCGAGGCGCAGGAGGTCGGCACGGTCCGTACGGAGTACTCCCCCGCGCACGACGGAGACCCGGACCCCGGCGAGATCGTGTGGACCTGGGTGCCGTACGAGGAGAACGACGGCCGCGGCAAGGACCGCCCGGTCCTCGTCGTCGCCCGCGAGACCGGGGGCACGCTGCTCGCCGTACAGCTCTCCAGCAAGCGGCACGACCAGGACCGCGAGTGGGTGGCCCTCGGCAGCGGGCCCTGGGACAGCTCGGGGCGCGACTCGTGGGTGGACCTGGACCGGGTCCTTCGGGTGCACGAGCGGGGGATGCGACGGGAGGCCTGCGCGCTGGATCGGGGCCGCTTCAATCTCGTGGTGCTGCGGCTTCGTGAACGGTATGGCTGGCGCTAGGGCCTGTCTTCAAACTCCCGCCCCTCCGGCGTTTGAGGAGCGGGGTCCGGGGCGGAGCCCCGCGTCGTACAGCACGCCGGGCTGCACGACGCGCCGGGGTCAGCCGGGAAACGCCGCCTCGAACGCCGCCCTCGTCACACCGCCCCGGTCGAGCACCCCGAACACCACATGCTCGAACCGCCCCGCGAAGCGTCCCCCTTCGGTGAGCAGCGCCCGGAACGCCTCCGCCACCTGCGCCGGATCGTTCTGGAACACCCCGCAGCCCCACGCCCCGAGCACCAGCCTGCGATACCCGCACGCCGCCGCCGTCTCGAGCACCCGCTCGGCGCGTGCGGCGAGCGCGGCCGGGATGCGGTCGGCCAGCTCCGGGGTGCGGCGTGCGATCACCCCCGCGTTCGGCGCCGGTGAGGTGAGGAAGCCCGCCTCGTACGGCACGTCCAGGAGGCGGCCCCGGTCGTCGCGGAAGACCGGGACGCCCGGCGAGTGGATCACGCGGTCCGAGTAGAAGGGGTCGCGCTCCGCCCGGTGGTGGTCGTAGAACTCGGGCGCCCGCAGCAGGCACGCATACAGCGCCGAGCCCCGGCAGAGCGCCTCCTCCTGGGCCTGCGCCCCGTTGAGGTAGCCGCCACCGGGATTGCGCGCCGAGGCGAAGTTGAGCACGGCGACCGGTCCGGGCCCCTCGCCCACCGCGCCCGGCCCGGACGCCTCGCCCGCCAGCCTGCGCGCCGCCTCCAGGCTGCTCTCGCCCGTCACCTCGATCACCGTGGTCACGGGCGCCGCGGCGGGCACCTCCACCGGGTCGGGGCCGAACATCCTCGTGCCGCCCAGGGCCGCCGCGACGCCGGCCGCGAGCGTGACCGCGCGGCCGTCGGAGGCGACGTACCCACCCGCCTCGACGATCTCTTCCGTGTGCTTCGCCACAGCCCGCAGCCGTGCGCTCATGATCTCTCCCCCGTCACCTGCATGAACGCATCGTGTGCTGCGCAAGTCCGGTGCCGCAACAGACTTTTCCCACCCCAGGGGCACTCTTGTGCGAACGCCTCGAAGGGTCTTGGGTGGACCGGGTGTGCACAACTCGGGCCATCCGTACCCGTGTTGTGCACACGCACAAAACGCACAGTCCATTGGTTCTCGACAGGAGGATCCGGCCATGAAAGAGGCCGACTGTACGGAGCTCGCCCCGGCCGTCACGCAGGCCGAGGCAGAAGCTCTGGTGCATGGCATCTGCTTCAAGACGGGACCACCCCGCACCCTCGGTGTGGAGGTGGAGTTCCTCGTCCACGAGCTGCGGCTGCCGCGGCTCCCCGTCCCTCCCGACCGGCGCGCCGCCGCACATGCCGCACTGCGCGCCCTGCCCCTCCGCTCGGCCCTCACGGTCGAGCCCGGCGGCCAGCTGGAGCTCAGCTCGCTGCCCGCCGCCTCGCTCACTCAGTGCGTCGACTCCGTATCCGCCGACCTCACGCAAGTGCGCGGCACGCTCGCGGAGTTCGGCCTCGGCCTCACCGGGATCGGCCAGGAGCCCTGGCTGCCGCCGCGCCGGGTGCTGCACGAGCCGCGCTACGACGCGATGGAGCGCTGCCTCGACCGGGCGGGACCCGCCGGCCGGGCCATGATGTGCTCCACGGCGTCCGTGCAGATCTGCCTGGACGCGGGCCACGAGGAGCCGGGACCGCTCGGACACGGGCGGCGCTGGCAGATGGCGCACCTGCTCGGCGCGGTCCTGGTCGCGGCGTTCGCCAACTCGCCCTTCGAGCAAGGCCGTTCGACCGGCTGGCGCTCGACCCGGCAGGCCCGGTGGGCGGCGATCGATCCGGGCCGCTCGGCCGCGCCGCCGCCCGGCCCGGAGCCACGGACCGCCTGGACGCGGCACGTCCTGGACGCGCCGGTGATGTGTGTGCGCAGCGACGACGGACCGTGGCCGGTGCCGCAGGGCCTGACCTTCCGCGAGTGGGTGCGCACCGGCCGGCCGCGGCCGCCGACCCGCGCGGATCTCGACTACCACCTCACGACGCTGTTTCCGCCGGTACGTCCCCGGGGTCACCTGGAACTGCGGATGATCGACGCCCAGCCGGGCGAGGACGGCTGGCAGGTTCCCCTGGCCGTCGTGGACGCGCTGTTCGACGACCCCGAGGCGGCCGAGCGGGCCTACCGGACGGTCAAACCCCTGGCCGAGCGTGCCAGTTGCGCGGCGCCGGACAACCCGCTGTGGCGGTCCGCCGCACGCGACGCCCTGACCGATCCGGAGCTGCACGAGGCCGCCGTCGGCTGTTTCGCCGCGGCCCTGGACGCCCTGCCCCGGCGGGGCGCGTCGGCCGCGCTCCGCGACGCGGTCGGCGCCTTCGCCGAACGTCATGTGTCGCGCGGCCGCTGCCCGGCCGACGACCTGCTCGACCGGGCCCACGGGAGGCAGCCGTGACCCGACACCCCGTACGAGAACCGTGGGAGGCACCCATGACCGCACCCGAGGCCCCGGCCGACCCGGCCCTGCTCCGCGAGCGTGCCCTGGTGGCGCTCACCGCGGCGCGGGCCCGGACCCGGCTGCTCACCACCTGTGTGGACGATGCCGAACTGACCGCGCAGCACTCGCCGTTGATGTCGCCCCTGGTGTGGGATCTGGCGCACATCGGCAACCAGGAGGAGCAGTGGCTCCTCCGTGCCGTCGCCGGGCGGGAGGCCATGCGGCCGGAGATCGACTCGGTGTACGACGCCTTCGAGCACCCGCGCGCCGAGCGCCCCACGCTGCCGCTCCTGACGCCCGCCGAGTCCCAGCGCTATGCCGCCGACGTCCGCGGCAGGGTCCTGGACGTCCTGGAGCGCACCCCGCTGCACGGCGCCGGACCGCTGACCGACGCGGCCTTCGCCTTCGGGATGATCGCGCAGCACGAGCAGCAGCACGACGAGACGATGCTCATCACGCATCAGCTGCGGCGCGGCCCGGCCGCCCTCACCGCTCCCGAACCACCGCCGTCGAAGGGCCTGCCGACGCCCGAAGTACTCGTCCCCGGCGGTCCGTTCACGATGGGCACCTCCACCGAGCCGTGGGCCCTGGACAACGAGCGGCCCGCGCACCGGCGTGACGTGGCGGCGTACTGGATCGACACGACACCCGTCACCTGCGGCGCGTATCTGAACTTCATGGCCGACGGCGGGTACACGCAGTCCCGCTGGTGGGACCCGGCCGGCTGGGCGCACATCACCGAGCACGGCATCCGGGCCCCGCTGTTCTGGCGCGAGGAGGGCGGGCAGTGGCTGCGGCGCCGGTTCGGGGTGACCGAGCCGGTGCCGGTGGACGAGCCGGTGCTGCATGTGAGCTGGTACGAGGCCGACGCCTACGCCCGCTGGGCGGGGCGGCGGCTGCCCACCGAGGCCGAGTGGGAGAAGGCCGCCCGCCACGACCCGGCGACGGGCCGCTCGCGCCGCTATCCGTGGGGCGACGCGGACCCGACGCCCGCGCACGCCAACCTGGGCCAGCGGCATCTGCGGCCGGCCCCGGCGGGCGCGTACGAGGCGGGTGAATCCCCGTACGGGGTGCGGCAGTTGATCGGTGACGTGTGGGAGTGGACGGCCTCGGACTTCCTGCCGCACCCGGGGTTCGTCGCCTTTCCCTACCGCGAGTACTCGGAGGTCTTCTTCGGCCCCGGCCACAAGGTGCTGCGCGGCGGGTCGTTCGCCGTGGACCAGGTGGCCTGCCGGGGCACGTTCCGCAACTGGGACTATCCGGTGCGCCGGCAGATCTTCTCCGGGTTCCGCACGGCGCGGGACGCCTCCGTCGAAGAGGGGGCCCGCTGATGTGCCGCCACCTGGCCTTCCTCGGCCCGCCCGAACCGCTCGGCGAGCTCCTGGTGCGGCCGCCGCACGGCCTGTACCGGCAGGCCTGGGCGCCCCGGCACCAGCAGCACGGGACGGTCAACGCCGATGGTTTCGGGGTGGGTTGGTACGCGGACGGCGATCCGGTGCCGGCCCGCTACCGCCGGTCCGGGCCGATGTGGGCCGACGCGTCGTTCGCCGATCTGGCGCGGGTCGTAAGGAGTGGGGCCATGCTCGCCGCGGTGCGGGACGCGACGGTGGCGGGGGCGGACGGGGAGGCCGCGGCCGCGCCCTTCGCGTCGGGGCCCTGGCTGTTCAGCCACAACGGGGCCGTCACCGGCTGGCCCCGCTCGCTGGCGGAGCTCGCCCGTGAACTGCCGCCCGAGGAGCTGCTCCGCCTGGAGGCACGCTGCGACGCGGCCCTCGTCTGGGCGCTGGTGCTGCACCGTCTGAGGACCGGCGACGAGGGCCCGCAAGCCCTCGCCGACACCGTCCTCGACATCGCCGCGGCAGCCCCCGGCTCCCGCCTCAACCTCCTGCTCACCGACGGCGAGACCATCGTCGCGACCGCCTGGGGCGACACCCTCTGGTACCGCGCGGAGCCCGACCGCCGCACGGTCGTCGCCTCCGAGCCCTACGACGACGACCCGCACTGGCACGAGGTCCCCGACCGCACCCTGCTCGCCGCGAGCCGCACCGATGTGCTGCTCACCCCGCTGAAGGACCTCGACGAGGCCCGCGTACCCCTTGCACCGCTCGCACCACTGAAGGAGACCCTCGCGTGAGCCCGTTCCTCGTCACCAGGACCCTGCCCGAGGACGCCACCGACGCCGACCTGCGCGCCGACGTCCTCGCCGGCCTGACCCAGAGCCCCAAGACACTGCCGCCGAAGTGGTTCTACGACGCCCGGGGAAGCGCGCTGTTCGAGCAGATCACCGCCCTGGACGAGTACTACCCGACCCGCGCCGAACGCGAGATCCTGCTCGCCCGTGCCGACGAGATAGCCGCCGCGACGGGGGCGCGGACGCTGATCGAGCTGGGCTCGGGCTCCTCGGACAAGACCCGGCACCTCCTCGACGCGCTCACCGATCTGCAGACGTACGTTCCCGTCGATGTCAGCGAGACCGCCCTGCGCCAGGCCGGGCACGGTCTGATCGCACAGCGCCCCGCCCTCCAAGTGCACGCCCTGATCGCCGACTTCACCCGGGGACTGGCCCTGCCGGACACTCCGGGGCCGCGGCTGCTCGCGTTCCTCGGCGGCACGATCGGCAATCTGGTGCCCGCCGAACGTGCCGCGTTCTTCTCGTCCGTACGTTCCCTGCTGGCGCCCGGCGACTCGTTGCTGCTCGGCACCGACCTGGTGAAGGACGAGGCCACGCTGGTCGCGGCGTACGACGACGCGGCCGGGGTGACCGCGGAGTTCAACAAGAACGTCCTGAGCGTCATCAACCGCGAGCTCGACGCCGACTTCGATCCGGCGGCCTTCGACCACGTCGCGCACTGGGACAGGGAGCAGGAGTGGATCGAGATGCGGCTGCGGGCGCGTACCGCGCACACCGTGAAGATCCCGTCCCTCGACCTGGCCGTGGACTTCGCGGCGGGCGAGGAGTTGCGCACGGAGGTGTCGGCGAAGTTCCGTGAGGAGGGGATCTGCGCCGAACTCGCCGCCGTGGGCCTTGAACCGGTGAAGTGGTGGACGGACGAGGCGGGACGCTTCGCGCTGTCGTTGTTCCGGGCGTGAACGGCCGCGCAGGGAGCTGATGTTGAGGTCATTTCGCCCGAGGAGCCCCTGAATCAAGGCTTCCTCAGGTCGAGTGCCTCGGTGATCCGGCGCGACGCGGTCTTCGCCGTGCGCGCCGGGTCGCCCCCGGTGAGGACCTCGGTCATCCACGCCTTGATCGGGTTGTCCTCCTCGACGGCCGCCCAGCGCGGCGAGTTGGGCGTGGCCCGGCCCCGGGCGGCACCCTTCGCCATGGCCTCGACGCCGGGTTCACCCGCCACGACGCCGGCCAGGGTGGTCTTGTTGGGCACATAGTTCATGGACCGGGCCAGCTCGGTCTGCCACTTCTTGCCGGCGAGGGCCGCCACGACGTCGACGGCCGCGTCCCGCTCGTCACTGCGTTCGGGCACGACGAGGTCGGAGCCGCCGGTGAAGACGGCTCCCGGCCGGCCCTGCCGCTTGCCGGGGACCGGGAAGAAGCCCAGCTTCCCCTTCAGGTCGGGGTTCTTCTCCTCGATGAGGCGGGCCGCCCCCGGTACGGAGACGATCTGGGCGACGTCGCCCTTCGCGAACACCTCGGCCTGCGGCGGGGTCTCCTCGTCGGCGTCCTCGGGTCCCTGGCCGAGCGCCTGCAGCCGCCGGTAGAAGTCCATGGCGCGCAGCGCGGCGGGGCTGTCCAGGCTGCCCTTCCACACTCCGCTGTGCTCGGTGGCGAGTTCGCCGCCCTCCTCCCAGATGAACCCGGAGAGCGTGTACCAGTCCTGCCCGGCGAGGTAGATGCCTTGGTTTCCGCCGGAGTTGAGGCGTCGGGTGTACGCCAGCCACTCGTCGTACGAAGCGGGCGGGCGCTTGATGCCGGCCGCGGTGAAGAGGTCCTTGTTGTAGATGACGACGCGATTGGCGGCGTACCAGGGGATGCCGAACTGCTTGCCGTTGAAGCTGCCGGGCTCGGCGAGTCCGGGCACCCAGTCGTCCATGCCGAAGTCCCGCAGGGACTCGAGCGAGAGGTCCGCGAGGCCGCGCTGGTCGACGTACTGGGCGACCTGGGTGTTGCCGACCTCGATGACGTCCGGGGCGTCGGACGCGGCGTCGGGGTCCTCGCTCACTCCCGGGTCCGGCGTCGCGAGGGCGGCCGACACCTTCTTGCCGATGCCGCTCCACTCCTGGATCCGGATGTCGAGGTCGACTTCGGGGTG
Proteins encoded in this window:
- the egtC gene encoding ergothioneine biosynthesis protein EgtC — translated: MCRHLAFLGPPEPLGELLVRPPHGLYRQAWAPRHQQHGTVNADGFGVGWYADGDPVPARYRRSGPMWADASFADLARVVRSGAMLAAVRDATVAGADGEAAAAPFASGPWLFSHNGAVTGWPRSLAELARELPPEELLRLEARCDAALVWALVLHRLRTGDEGPQALADTVLDIAAAAPGSRLNLLLTDGETIVATAWGDTLWYRAEPDRRTVVASEPYDDDPHWHEVPDRTLLAASRTDVLLTPLKDLDEARVPLAPLAPLKETLA
- a CDS encoding TIGR02452 family protein, producing the protein MSARLRAVAKHTEEIVEAGGYVASDGRAVTLAAGVAAALGGTRMFGPDPVEVPAAAPVTTVIEVTGESSLEAARRLAGEASGPGAVGEGPGPVAVLNFASARNPGGGYLNGAQAQEEALCRGSALYACLLRAPEFYDHHRAERDPFYSDRVIHSPGVPVFRDDRGRLLDVPYEAGFLTSPAPNAGVIARRTPELADRIPAALAARAERVLETAAACGYRRLVLGAWGCGVFQNDPAQVAEAFRALLTEGGRFAGRFEHVVFGVLDRGGVTRAAFEAAFPG
- a CDS encoding type II toxin-antitoxin system PemK/MazF family toxin, which translates into the protein MTAFTDDSRMPETPGQDGAFATCECEAQEVGTVRTEYSPAHDGDPDPGEIVWTWVPYEENDGRGKDRPVLVVARETGGTLLAVQLSSKRHDQDREWVALGSGPWDSSGRDSWVDLDRVLRVHERGMRREACALDRGRFNLVVLRLRERYGWR
- the egtD gene encoding L-histidine N(alpha)-methyltransferase codes for the protein MSPFLVTRTLPEDATDADLRADVLAGLTQSPKTLPPKWFYDARGSALFEQITALDEYYPTRAEREILLARADEIAAATGARTLIELGSGSSDKTRHLLDALTDLQTYVPVDVSETALRQAGHGLIAQRPALQVHALIADFTRGLALPDTPGPRLLAFLGGTIGNLVPAERAAFFSSVRSLLAPGDSLLLGTDLVKDEATLVAAYDDAAGVTAEFNKNVLSVINRELDADFDPAAFDHVAHWDREQEWIEMRLRARTAHTVKIPSLDLAVDFAAGEELRTEVSAKFREEGICAELAAVGLEPVKWWTDEAGRFALSLFRA
- a CDS encoding extracellular solute-binding protein, coding for MKQRFLAVCLALSSVAVLGGCGLLPGNADDSGQRTVTVWLMKDSASQGFIEKFSAWFEERHPEVDLDIRIQEWSGIGKKVSAALATPDPGVSEDPDAASDAPDVIEVGNTQVAQYVDQRGLADLSLESLRDFGMDDWVPGLAEPGSFNGKQFGIPWYAANRVVIYNKDLFTAAGIKRPPASYDEWLAYTRRLNSGGNQGIYLAGQDWYTLSGFIWEEGGELATEHSGVWKGSLDSPAALRAMDFYRRLQALGQGPEDADEETPPQAEVFAKGDVAQIVSVPGAARLIEEKNPDLKGKLGFFPVPGKRQGRPGAVFTGGSDLVVPERSDERDAAVDVVAALAGKKWQTELARSMNYVPNKTTLAGVVAGEPGVEAMAKGAARGRATPNSPRWAAVEEDNPIKAWMTEVLTGGDPARTAKTASRRITEALDLRKP
- the egtB gene encoding ergothioneine biosynthesis protein EgtB; this encodes MTAPEAPADPALLRERALVALTAARARTRLLTTCVDDAELTAQHSPLMSPLVWDLAHIGNQEEQWLLRAVAGREAMRPEIDSVYDAFEHPRAERPTLPLLTPAESQRYAADVRGRVLDVLERTPLHGAGPLTDAAFAFGMIAQHEQQHDETMLITHQLRRGPAALTAPEPPPSKGLPTPEVLVPGGPFTMGTSTEPWALDNERPAHRRDVAAYWIDTTPVTCGAYLNFMADGGYTQSRWWDPAGWAHITEHGIRAPLFWREEGGQWLRRRFGVTEPVPVDEPVLHVSWYEADAYARWAGRRLPTEAEWEKAARHDPATGRSRRYPWGDADPTPAHANLGQRHLRPAPAGAYEAGESPYGVRQLIGDVWEWTASDFLPHPGFVAFPYREYSEVFFGPGHKVLRGGSFAVDQVACRGTFRNWDYPVRRQIFSGFRTARDASVEEGAR
- the egtA gene encoding ergothioneine biosynthesis glutamate--cysteine ligase EgtA, whose amino-acid sequence is MKEADCTELAPAVTQAEAEALVHGICFKTGPPRTLGVEVEFLVHELRLPRLPVPPDRRAAAHAALRALPLRSALTVEPGGQLELSSLPAASLTQCVDSVSADLTQVRGTLAEFGLGLTGIGQEPWLPPRRVLHEPRYDAMERCLDRAGPAGRAMMCSTASVQICLDAGHEEPGPLGHGRRWQMAHLLGAVLVAAFANSPFEQGRSTGWRSTRQARWAAIDPGRSAAPPPGPEPRTAWTRHVLDAPVMCVRSDDGPWPVPQGLTFREWVRTGRPRPPTRADLDYHLTTLFPPVRPRGHLELRMIDAQPGEDGWQVPLAVVDALFDDPEAAERAYRTVKPLAERASCAAPDNPLWRSAARDALTDPELHEAAVGCFAAALDALPRRGASAALRDAVGAFAERHVSRGRCPADDLLDRAHGRQP